Genomic segment of Erythrobacter sp. BLCC-B19:
CCTATGCGGCGCGCATCGCCGGGGTGCGCACCGGGCGCATCGCGCTGTCCTTCGCGCTGTTCAACGTGCTGCTGCTGGTCAGCCGCACCTCCAACGGCTTCCTCGGCCCCTTCCTCGCCAAGCGGATTGAAACTGCGCTGGCGACGGGAAGGGGCGAGATGCTGATCTGGGACTTGCGGCTGGTGCTGCTGGCCGCTGCCGTCTCGGTGGCCTTGGGGATCGCGCTGGTGCCGACCGGCCAGCGCGTCTTTGCCGCGGCGATCACCTACTTCCAGCAGAGCCGTTCGACCACGAAGCTGATCCTGCGGAGCATGACGCCATCGGGCCTGGCGACCTTGCGCGATTCGGTCGCGATACCCTCGGGCGATACGCTCAAGTCGCTGAAGGGCGAGCGCGGGGTCAGCTGGAGCGTGCTCGTCGCCAATGCGCTCGCCCAAGGCTTGCTGGCGGTGGGCGTGATCGCCTCGCTCTACGCCGGATACCTCGTCCCCGAATTCCGCGTCACCGCCTCGCAGATGACCGCGATCATCAACGGCTTTGCGACGATCCTGCTGTTCGCGCTGATCGACCCGCAGATCTCCGCGCTGACCGATGACGTGGTCGATGGCTCGGTGAGTGAAGCGACCTTCCGCCGCGCGATGATCTGGATTTCACTGAGCCGGCTTGCAGGCACCCTGCTGGCGCAGGTGATGCTGGTGCCGGCGGCGGTGGTGATCGCCTGGGCAGCAGGCTGGCTCTAGGCCGCCGCTGCGACCGGTGCCAGCGCCGCTTCCCATTGCCGCCTGAGGTCGGACGCCCGCCCGCTGCCGAAGACATAGCGATCCGGCCGCACCAGCACCGCTTCGACCGCATGGTCATCGAGCCATTGCCGCAAGCCTTGCGCAAAAGGCGCGAGGCGATCTCCCGAAAGGCCCGCGCGCTCGATCAGCCACATTCCCTCGCCCAGCACATCGTCGAGCCGCGCGCTGTTGCTGGCAAGCACCTGCGGGAAATAGTCCCCGGCGCCCGGCGATCCTGCGATGAGGCCTCCGGCTGTCAGCGACGGATAGGCCGGCGGACCGTCAGGAAGCTTGCCGAGCGCCCGCGCCAGCGCGAACTTCGCGTCCCGCAATGCAGCGCCGAAGCGGCTCGTGGTGCACACCATCCGCCCCATCATCACGGCCATGTCGATCGTCGCGCGCAGGTGCGGCCCACGTTCGGGCTGGTAGGTATCGAGCAGCGCCGCCTCAGCCTCGCCTCTGGTCACCGCCGCTAGCTTCCACGCGAGGTTGGCCGCATCGCGCAGCCCCGAACACATCCCCTGTCCGGCAAAGGGAGGCGTCTGATGGGCCGCATCTCCGGCAAGCAAGACGCGTCCCTTGCGCCATTCTTCGGCAATCCGGGCGCGGAAGGTATAGACCGCGGTGCGCTCGATCCGCACCGCGCCTGCGACGTTCCAAGGGGCCAGCAGGCGTTCGACATGGGCGGGCGCGCTGACCGTTTCGGGGGTTTCGCCGGGCAGGATCATGAACTCCCAGCGGTGCCGTCCTTCCCCCATCAGCACGCAGGTGGTGGGGCGTGCCGGGTCGCAGATCTGGAGGTTGGCGGTGGGCAGCCGCGAGGGATCATCGACCAGCACGTCGACCACCAGCCATGGCTCCTCGAAGCCGAGATCCTCGAAGGTGATCGCGCAGGCCTTGCGCACGGGGCTGCGCGCCCCATCAGCGCCCACCAGCCAGCGCGAGCGCACCTTGCGGGTGCCCTCGGGGGTGGCAAACACCGCCGAGACCCCGGCTTCATCCTGCGTGAAGCTCTCCATCGTCCAGCCCTTGCGCAGATCGGCGGTCTCATGCTCGAGCAGCGCGCGGCGCAGCGCCGCTTCGACCGAGGGTTGATGGATCATGTTGGCAATCGGCCAGCCGCCAGGGCCGGTCGCTTCCGCCCCGTTGAAGGCCATCAGCACCTTGCCCTTCGCGTTGCGGAACTCGTAGCGATCCGCCCGGCGGCTGGTCGCCATCACCGCTGCGGCGGCGCCTGCTTCCTGCAGGATGCGCATCCCTTCATGGTCGATATGGGCCGCACGGGGGAGGGGAAAGATGTCCGCGTCCTTCTCTGCGACGATCACGCTGATCCCGCGCCGTGCTAGCAGCGCGGCGAGCGTCACCCCCGTCGGCCCGCCGCCAATGACGAGCACATCGCAGTCGTAGCCCCCGGACACGCGCTCAGCCTTCGGCCGCCATCGTGCCTTCGATATGGCCGATCCCGTCAATCTCGGTTCGCACCACATCACCGGCTTTCAGGAACTGGCGCGGGTCCATCGCCGCGCCGATGCCGCCCGGGGTGCCGGTGAACAGGCAGTCGCCCGGCTCCAGCGTCATGCCGACGGAGAGGTGCTCGACCTGCTGCCACACGTTGTAGACGAGGTGCCGCGTGTTCGAATTCTGCCGCTCCTCGCCATTCACAAAGCAGCGGATACCGAGGTCGTGCGGATCGCCCAGTTCGTCGGCGGTGACGATCCACGGGCCCATCGGGGCGTGGGTGTCAAAGCTCTTGCCCAGCGACCATTGCGGCACGGCGTGCTGCCACATCCGCTCGGTCACGTCATTGCCGACGGTGTAGCCGAAGATTGCGGCAGGCGCATCGGCGGCGGCGATGTGCTTGCCGCCTGCGCCGATAATCGCGACCAGTTCCGCCTCGTAATCCGGCGTCATGGTGCCGCGCGCGATCAGGATCGGATCATAGGGGGCGTTGACCGAGGTCTGCGCCTTGGTGAACCACACTTGTCGTTCCGGCGTGCCGAGGCCGCTTTCGGCGATGTGATCGGCATAGTTGAGCCCGATCGCGAAAATCTTGCCGGGGCGCGGCACCGGGGCTTCGAGCTTTACTTGCGCCAGCGGGATGCCCTCGCCCGTAGCCGCCTTGGCCTCAAGGCCGGGCTTCAGCGCCTCCCAGTCGCGGATCAGGTCGATCATCGTGCCCGGCACGCCGGTCTCGACCACGGTATCGCCGACGACGATGCCGGTGCGGGTCCTGCCGGCGTGGGTGAAGGTGCAGAGTTTCATGGCGTCAGGCTTCCTTGGGCGTGCGGGAGAACAGGCGTTTGATGCGCAGCTGCATGGCGGTGATCCAGGCGACGAGGCCGGGGGGCGGGGCTGCCTTGCCCGCGAACATCGGATGGGGGCTGCCCCATTGCACCGCCAGCAGCGCCTGCATGGTCTGCTTCGCCGGCGGATCGGCGGCGGTGAACAGGTCGCCATCGGTCCAGTGTTCGAGCTCGTTGCCGAAAGGGTCTTTCCAATAGTCGAAGATCTGGCTGCCCATGATGTGCCGGCCCACGCCCCATGCCGCCTGCCGCTCGCGGGCCTTCAGCCATTCGTGGCCGCACATCAGATCATCGAGGCTCTCGACCTCGAAGGCGGCGTGGAGCAGGCCGAGCTTGCCGGGGAGCTGCGCGAGGAAGATCGTGTGGTGGTCTGACGGCACATCGCCCCTGTCGCAGCGCATGAAGGCGCCGAGCGGCACATTCGGCGCGGCCTCGATCTCGTCCGAGGTGAGAAAGCCGAAGCGCTCCTTCCACCACCGCTCCGAGGCGCGGAAGTCGCTCACCTTCAGCACCGCATGGCCGATGCGGCGAACATGGGCAGGCGCGGGTTCAAGACGGATGGTGGCGCGCTGGCGCGGTTTGTCAGCGGCGCTGTTGAACTGCGGGGGCGGGCAGGGGGTCGGTGTGCCGCTCTCCTGACCCGCCACGACTTCGACGCGGTAGCCGTCAGGATCGGTGAGCCGCACGACCATGCCCCCGCCCGGTTCGCCCAGCGGCTCGACCTGCGCGCCTTCATGGGCGGCGAGGCGTTCGAGATCGGCAAGGCTTGCAGCGCGCAGGCCCACGGCAAGGAATGTCGGCTCGCCCTGTTCGGTCACATGGACGAACGCCCGCCCGTCGCTGCCCTTGCCGTAAAGCCTGCCGCCCTCCTCGAAACAGGTCAGGCCGAAATCTTCCAGAAAGCCGCGCATCAGCCCCAGATCGGGCGCGGCAAAGCGGACGTGCGCGATGTCTTCGACCTTGATGATGGCCATGATCCCCTCCCGCGCGCCCGCCGTCGATCCGGCGAATCAATTTTGACTATTTGGTCAAATATCTTGAATATGACTATTTGGTCAAGTATGCATCAGCCATGGCCGGCAAACCCCTCGCATCGCCCCGTTCGCAGCGCACCCGTGCGGCGCTGATTGCCGCGGGGCTTGATCTGCTGTTCGATCGGCCAATCGACGCCATTCCGATCGACGATGTCGTCGCCCGTGCAGGCGTGGCCAAGGGGAGCTTCTTCAACCACTTTGCCGACAAGCACGATTTCGCCGCTGCCGTGGCGGCCGAGGTGCGGCTCGAGGTCGAGGCGCTGGTCGGCGCGGCCAATGCAGGGATTGCCGATCCGGTCGCACGGATTGCTGGCGGTATGGCCGTCGCAGCGCGGGCCGCGGTCGAGCAGCCTCGCCGGATGATGGCGCTCCTGCGCAGCATGGCGCCTGCCACCAGCCAGTCCCACCCGCTGAACCGCGGCCTGAAGGACGATATCGAGGCGGCGCTGGCACAGGGACTGATCCGGCCTGAGGCTCGCGAGGCGGGGGTGCCCTACTGGCTTGGCCTGTGTCAGGTGCTGATGATGCACCTCATCGAAACGCGCCCCTCGCACGAGGAGGCGGCGCGGCAGTTGGGTGATATGCTGCTGCTCGGCCTCACCGGCCTCGGAGCGCCCCCGGCACAGGCCGCAGCACTGGCCGACGCCGCCCGGCGCGCGCGGATCGGCTAACGGGCTGGCCACACGCGCGGGAAGGGGAGGAAAAGTGGTCGGGGAGACAGGATTCGAACCTGCGACATCTTGCTCCCAAAGCAAGCGCGCTACCGGACTGCGCCACTCCCCGACGCCTTTTTCACCCGCGCTTCCGTGCCCGCCCCTGGTGGGCCCGGCAGGATTCGAACCCGCGACCTAGCCGTTATGAGCGGCCAGCTCTAACCGCTGAGCTACAGGCCCCTTGGGAACAGGGCGCCGGAAGACAGGTGCGCCTGCGCCCCTACTCTGCGCATCGGTCTGAGACAAGCGCGCAAACCGGCGGCGCGCCAAAGCTCGCCCATCACCCCCCGGTCGCGGCGATGATGTCGGAGACGGTGCAAGGGCGCAGCCCCCGCGCGGCGCAGCGGGCATAGATCGCCTCGAACCAGGCGTAGAGGGCCTCGACCGCGGCCTGATCGGCGGCATAGGGGGTGAAGCCGGGGGCCAGCGTCGGACTGTGGAACGACAGCACCAGCACCGGCAGCCCGGCCTCCACCGCAATATCGACCCCGCGCAGGGCTTCCTCGGCGCTGACACCTTCGGGGGTGAGCGCGATGCGTTCGAGCAGGCCGAGGCGCGAGAGCACGCCCATCCCCTTGGGCAAAGCCTCGCCCAGCTGCTGCACCGGGCGTCCGGCCCCGCGCAAGAGACCGGAATGGACACTCGTCACCGGCAGTTCGAGCAGGCGCATCGCCCCGTCCACCCAATAGGGCGCAAGCGGATGGGCGCGATAATCCGGCCCGCCCTGATCCGAATAGTCGAACAGCGACCGCACCGATGTGTCGATTCTGATGCCTGCAGTCTTGAGCAGCCCCGCCGTGTGCGGCCCCAGGCCATAACGGCCCGCGCGGTAGATCAGCGGCGCCGTCCCGAAATTGGCCTCGATCGCATCGCGCAGGGCCATGAACTTGGCCGCCTCCAGCTCCTGAGGCAGATTGCCGGCGAAGGAGTTGAAGACGCTCACCTCCTCGTCGAACGGCGGGTTGACCCAGGGGTGGAGCTGGACACCGACTTCGGCCGTCCCGCGCCGCACCGCATCGCCGATAATCTCCACCGCGCGCGGATCCTGCACGATCGGCCAGTCGACCAGATAGACCGGATGCGCGCCCAGCCCCTCGCAGAAGGTCTGAAAGCGCGGGATCGCCTCGACGTGGCGAAGACCATAGCCATCGCGCCGGAACGGGCCGGTCCAGTCGAATTCTTCCTCCGTGTCGACCGTCAGCAGCACCCGCTGGCCGAAATCAGGCGCAAAGGTCGCGCTGCGCCCGGCAGGCGGCACGGCGAGCATTGATGCTGTGGTCATGTCCCCGCTTGTCCCCCGGCTGATTCCGATCGCCCCGTAACCCTAGCCCTGCATCGGGCTAGGCAGAGCCTCGGAGCCGGTCAAGAGCGGCAGTGTCAGTTCCAGCTCGGCCCCGGCGCGTTGCAGGCCGCCGCCCGCCGCGCGGGCCTCGGCGCGGGCGAGGCGCAGCGCAAAGCCGGTGCCGAACAATCCGGCGTTGATCGTGCTTTCCCCGGTGCGGGTGGTGGCCGCGAACAGGTTGTCCTGCGCCGCAAGCGCGGCCGGCAGCGCGCAGGTCAGGCGC
This window contains:
- a CDS encoding VOC family protein translates to MAIIKVEDIAHVRFAAPDLGLMRGFLEDFGLTCFEEGGRLYGKGSDGRAFVHVTEQGEPTFLAVGLRAASLADLERLAAHEGAQVEPLGEPGGGMVVRLTDPDGYRVEVVAGQESGTPTPCPPPQFNSAADKPRQRATIRLEPAPAHVRRIGHAVLKVSDFRASERWWKERFGFLTSDEIEAAPNVPLGAFMRCDRGDVPSDHHTIFLAQLPGKLGLLHAAFEVESLDDLMCGHEWLKARERQAAWGVGRHIMGSQIFDYWKDPFGNELEHWTDGDLFTAADPPAKQTMQALLAVQWGSPHPMFAGKAAPPPGLVAWITAMQLRIKRLFSRTPKEA
- the mhpA gene encoding bifunctional 3-(3-hydroxy-phenyl)propionate/3-hydroxycinnamic acid hydroxylase MhpA; this translates as MSGGYDCDVLVIGGGPTGVTLAALLARRGISVIVAEKDADIFPLPRAAHIDHEGMRILQEAGAAAAVMATSRRADRYEFRNAKGKVLMAFNGAEATGPGGWPIANMIHQPSVEAALRRALLEHETADLRKGWTMESFTQDEAGVSAVFATPEGTRKVRSRWLVGADGARSPVRKACAITFEDLGFEEPWLVVDVLVDDPSRLPTANLQICDPARPTTCVLMGEGRHRWEFMILPGETPETVSAPAHVERLLAPWNVAGAVRIERTAVYTFRARIAEEWRKGRVLLAGDAAHQTPPFAGQGMCSGLRDAANLAWKLAAVTRGEAEAALLDTYQPERGPHLRATIDMAVMMGRMVCTTSRFGAALRDAKFALARALGKLPDGPPAYPSLTAGGLIAGSPGAGDYFPQVLASNSARLDDVLGEGMWLIERAGLSGDRLAPFAQGLRQWLDDHAVEAVLVRPDRYVFGSGRASDLRRQWEAALAPVAAAA
- a CDS encoding TetR/AcrR family transcriptional regulator, with protein sequence MAGKPLASPRSQRTRAALIAAGLDLLFDRPIDAIPIDDVVARAGVAKGSFFNHFADKHDFAAAVAAEVRLEVEALVGAANAGIADPVARIAGGMAVAARAAVEQPRRMMALLRSMAPATSQSHPLNRGLKDDIEAALAQGLIRPEAREAGVPYWLGLCQVLMMHLIETRPSHEEAARQLGDMLLLGLTGLGAPPAQAAALADAARRARIG
- a CDS encoding fumarylacetoacetate hydrolase family protein encodes the protein MKLCTFTHAGRTRTGIVVGDTVVETGVPGTMIDLIRDWEALKPGLEAKAATGEGIPLAQVKLEAPVPRPGKIFAIGLNYADHIAESGLGTPERQVWFTKAQTSVNAPYDPILIARGTMTPDYEAELVAIIGAGGKHIAAADAPAAIFGYTVGNDVTERMWQHAVPQWSLGKSFDTHAPMGPWIVTADELGDPHDLGIRCFVNGEERQNSNTRHLVYNVWQQVEHLSVGMTLEPGDCLFTGTPGGIGAAMDPRQFLKAGDVVRTEIDGIGHIEGTMAAEG
- a CDS encoding polysaccharide deacetylase family protein, which translates into the protein MTTASMLAVPPAGRSATFAPDFGQRVLLTVDTEEEFDWTGPFRRDGYGLRHVEAIPRFQTFCEGLGAHPVYLVDWPIVQDPRAVEIIGDAVRRGTAEVGVQLHPWVNPPFDEEVSVFNSFAGNLPQELEAAKFMALRDAIEANFGTAPLIYRAGRYGLGPHTAGLLKTAGIRIDTSVRSLFDYSDQGGPDYRAHPLAPYWVDGAMRLLELPVTSVHSGLLRGAGRPVQQLGEALPKGMGVLSRLGLLERIALTPEGVSAEEALRGVDIAVEAGLPVLVLSFHSPTLAPGFTPYAADQAAVEALYAWFEAIYARCAARGLRPCTVSDIIAATGG
- a CDS encoding lipid II flippase Amj family protein; this encodes MDTELLLICALTGVINLIGALAYAARIAGVRTGRIALSFALFNVLLLVSRTSNGFLGPFLAKRIETALATGRGEMLIWDLRLVLLAAAVSVALGIALVPTGQRVFAAAITYFQQSRSTTKLILRSMTPSGLATLRDSVAIPSGDTLKSLKGERGVSWSVLVANALAQGLLAVGVIASLYAGYLVPEFRVTASQMTAIINGFATILLFALIDPQISALTDDVVDGSVSEATFRRAMIWISLSRLAGTLLAQVMLVPAAVVIAWAAGWL